Proteins found in one Plectropomus leopardus isolate mb chromosome 9, YSFRI_Pleo_2.0, whole genome shotgun sequence genomic segment:
- the LOC121948351 gene encoding uncharacterized protein LOC121948351 isoform X2, with protein MILLWVTLLVLHQGHTLVPVTTVELGEPVNLTCALPDTEPSRRKICWYRQRAGETLKLIVTLWLRNQPVYAPEFPNTTLVVNNEETSCNLTIHMTVEQDEGMYHCAIVDWMMDPQWSGVYLLVKGNTQRTSDYIVDQSLTISGPDYPEDLMTLQCSILSDSENKMCSGDHSVFWFRAGPHRSHPDVIFSDGKRRVDCERRSDTQRSCVYRYLRSFSSHEVGMYYCAVATCGEIFFGDITKLEIGIDSGASQTRNDNLSQLVHATEGGADLNYTALHFSGNKATRGRKKKELKTEESVYSQVKC; from the exons ATGATCCTGTTATGGGTTACACTGCTTGTTCTTCATCAAGGAC ATACTCTGGTTCCAGTTACTACAGTTGAACTTGGTGAACCTGTGAACTTAACGTGTGCTCTGCCTGACACTGAGCCCAGTCGCCGAAAGATCTGCTGGTACAGACAGAGAGCCGGAGAGACTCTGAAATTAATTGTGACACTGTGGCTACGTAACCAACCTGTGTATGCACCAGAGTTTCCTAACACAACATTGGTGGTGAACAATGAAGAAACCTCCTGCAATCTGACCATTCATATGACGGTCGAACAGGATGAGGGAATGTATCACTGTGCTATCGTGGACTGGATGATGGATCCTCAATGGAGTGGGGTGTACTTGTTAGTTAAAG GAAACACTCAGAGGACATCAGATTATATCGTTGATCAATCGCTAACAATATCTGGTCCGGATTATCCAGAAGACCTGATGACTCTCCAGTGTTCAATCCTCTCTGACTCTGagaataaaatgtgttcaggAGATCACAGTGTGTTCTGGTTCAGAGCCGGACCACATAGATCTCACCCAGACGTCATCTTCAGTGATGGAAAAAGACGTGTTGATTGCGAGAGGAGATCTGACACTCAGAGGAGTTGTGTTTATCGCTACTTGAGGAGCTTCAGCTCCCATGAAGTCGGGATGTACTACTGCGCTGTGGCCACATGTGGAGAGATATTCTTTGGAGATATAACAAAACTGGAAATCG GAATAGACAGCGGTGCTTCACAAACAAGAAATGATAACTTGAGCCAACTAGTCCATGCT ACTGAAGGTGGAGCTGATCTGAACTACACTGCGTTGCATTTCTCTGGAAACAAAGCTAcgagaggaagaaagaagaaagagctGAAGACTGAAGAAAGTGTCTATTCTCAAGTTAAATGCTAA
- the LOC121948351 gene encoding uncharacterized protein LOC121948351 isoform X1 — protein sequence MILLWVTLLVLHQGHTLVPVTTVELGEPVNLTCALPDTEPSRRKICWYRQRAGETLKLIVTLWLRNQPVYAPEFPNTTLVVNNEETSCNLTIHMTVEQDEGMYHCAIVDWMMDPQWSGVYLLVKGNTQRTSDYIVDQSLTISGPDYPEDLMTLQCSILSDSENKMCSGDHSVFWFRAGPHRSHPDVIFSDGKRRVDCERRSDTQRSCVYRYLRSFSSHEVGMYYCAVATCGEIFFGDITKLEIVQRPSFEYIALVITALCLGVSIIGNIVLICCQNSRSVCSQFKGIDSGASQTRNDNLSQLVHATEGGADLNYTALHFSGNKATRGRKKKELKTEESVYSQVKC from the exons ATGATCCTGTTATGGGTTACACTGCTTGTTCTTCATCAAGGAC ATACTCTGGTTCCAGTTACTACAGTTGAACTTGGTGAACCTGTGAACTTAACGTGTGCTCTGCCTGACACTGAGCCCAGTCGCCGAAAGATCTGCTGGTACAGACAGAGAGCCGGAGAGACTCTGAAATTAATTGTGACACTGTGGCTACGTAACCAACCTGTGTATGCACCAGAGTTTCCTAACACAACATTGGTGGTGAACAATGAAGAAACCTCCTGCAATCTGACCATTCATATGACGGTCGAACAGGATGAGGGAATGTATCACTGTGCTATCGTGGACTGGATGATGGATCCTCAATGGAGTGGGGTGTACTTGTTAGTTAAAG GAAACACTCAGAGGACATCAGATTATATCGTTGATCAATCGCTAACAATATCTGGTCCGGATTATCCAGAAGACCTGATGACTCTCCAGTGTTCAATCCTCTCTGACTCTGagaataaaatgtgttcaggAGATCACAGTGTGTTCTGGTTCAGAGCCGGACCACATAGATCTCACCCAGACGTCATCTTCAGTGATGGAAAAAGACGTGTTGATTGCGAGAGGAGATCTGACACTCAGAGGAGTTGTGTTTATCGCTACTTGAGGAGCTTCAGCTCCCATGAAGTCGGGATGTACTACTGCGCTGTGGCCACATGTGGAGAGATATTCTTTGGAGATATAACAAAACTGGAAATCG TGCAAAGGCCAAGTTTTGAATATATTGCACTGGTGATAACAGCTCTCTGCTTGGGCGTCTCTATAAttggaaatattgttttaatctGTTGCCAAAATTCAAGATCAGTGTGTTCACAATTTAAAG GAATAGACAGCGGTGCTTCACAAACAAGAAATGATAACTTGAGCCAACTAGTCCATGCT ACTGAAGGTGGAGCTGATCTGAACTACACTGCGTTGCATTTCTCTGGAAACAAAGCTAcgagaggaagaaagaagaaagagctGAAGACTGAAGAAAGTGTCTATTCTCAAGTTAAATGCTAA